In Bifidobacterium sp. ESL0775, the following are encoded in one genomic region:
- a CDS encoding adenosylhomocysteinase gives MDYSNHSYRDFASWAHTFSQYTNQSLAGASLLVDEAGSNNAESNTRLRNQAEAWGMNVIESDSSAVSKDTKGDSAAPSQRSNVDSDLPIADNSINSKPFVYRYIPESDNADTQDSNLLNAGTPAIPDMRQASGLEAMDYAQAHMPVTRELMKRLTGRGSANHNECNTYAKHGTTNEANNQQPETVMNASPIDFSDARIATCLILEPKTAVLLRELKAARAQVGVCCEPGGVDERVAEQLRAEGIAVEAKNDWTSEQYHDGALRLLDTLNPNIIIDDGASFARLAARERPEIVENLIGVAEETTSGVRAFQAMQDDDALPYPVVAVNDSALKTDFDNAHGTGETCVTTIQELLGAQWFAGRNVTVIGFGPVGRGFALRVRALGAHVTVCDIDPVACLKAVFEGFPAADIDEALPETDMAVSATGVRHTLALEHLRLMKPNAMLTVVGGIADEIALDDIPSFHRQPGRDVTTIRVPDGPELTLLAQGDGVNYTAGGGNPIEIMDLSFAVQLSAVAHLIKNQGNLPNEVIRLDAATDREIAGIALQVRGYQASHAVADNGYSWKTTRFDAMQD, from the coding sequence ATGGACTATTCCAACCATTCCTATCGGGATTTCGCTTCGTGGGCACACACGTTTTCGCAATACACCAATCAATCATTAGCTGGAGCCAGTTTGCTTGTTGACGAGGCCGGCAGCAACAACGCCGAAAGCAACACCCGGCTCCGCAATCAGGCCGAAGCTTGGGGAATGAATGTCATCGAATCGGATTCATCGGCTGTTTCTAAAGACACAAAGGGCGATTCAGCAGCACCTTCACAGCGTTCAAATGTGGATTCCGATTTACCAATTGCCGATAATTCCATAAACAGCAAGCCATTCGTTTACCGCTACATTCCTGAATCCGACAACGCTGACACGCAAGACAGCAACCTCTTGAATGCCGGAACCCCAGCGATTCCCGATATGCGACAGGCTAGCGGACTGGAAGCGATGGACTACGCGCAGGCGCACATGCCCGTCACCCGTGAACTGATGAAAAGACTTACCGGACGCGGTTCGGCAAACCATAACGAATGTAATACATACGCCAAACATGGCACGACAAACGAAGCCAACAATCAGCAGCCGGAAACCGTCATGAATGCCTCACCCATTGATTTCAGCGACGCCCGCATAGCAACCTGCCTGATTCTCGAACCCAAAACCGCCGTGCTGCTGCGTGAGCTCAAGGCGGCTAGAGCTCAAGTTGGCGTGTGTTGTGAGCCCGGCGGCGTGGACGAGCGCGTCGCCGAGCAGTTACGCGCCGAAGGCATTGCCGTAGAGGCCAAAAACGACTGGACTTCTGAGCAATACCATGACGGGGCACTGCGGCTCCTGGACACGCTCAATCCCAACATCATCATCGACGACGGGGCCAGTTTCGCCCGTCTCGCCGCCCGCGAGCGCCCGGAAATCGTCGAAAACCTCATCGGTGTGGCCGAGGAGACGACCAGCGGCGTCCGCGCCTTCCAAGCCATGCAGGACGACGACGCACTGCCCTACCCCGTCGTCGCCGTCAACGACAGCGCGCTGAAAACCGACTTCGACAACGCCCATGGCACCGGCGAGACCTGCGTGACCACTATCCAGGAACTCCTTGGCGCGCAATGGTTCGCGGGCAGGAACGTCACCGTCATCGGCTTTGGACCGGTCGGGCGCGGCTTCGCGTTGCGCGTGCGGGCGCTCGGCGCACACGTCACCGTCTGCGACATCGATCCGGTCGCCTGTCTCAAGGCGGTATTCGAAGGCTTCCCCGCTGCCGATATCGATGAGGCCCTGCCCGAAACCGATATGGCCGTCTCCGCCACCGGCGTGCGGCACACACTTGCGCTTGAGCACCTGCGTTTGATGAAACCGAACGCCATGCTCACCGTCGTCGGCGGCATTGCCGACGAGATCGCTCTGGACGATATCCCCTCGTTCCACCGCCAGCCCGGACGCGACGTCACCACCATCCGCGTCCCCGACGGGCCGGAACTCACGCTGCTCGCGCAAGGCGACGGCGTCAACTACACTGCCGGCGGAGGCAATCCCATCGAAATCATGGATCTGAGCTTCGCCGTCCAGCTGAGCGCGGTCGCCCACCTCATCAAAAACCAAGGAAACCTGCCGAACGAGGTCATCCGTCTCGATGCCGCCACCGACCGCGAAATCGCCGGCATCGCCTTGCAGGTCCGTGGCTACCAGGCAAGCCACGCGGTCGCCGACAATGGTTACAGCTGGAAGACCACCCGTTTCGACGCAATGCAGGACTGA
- a CDS encoding amidohydrolase family protein encodes MNPSPTSHDIAANDHAGDQTVYLYSAKLVIPVTAPVIPNGAVAIRGERVLHVGTRRWVLGELKEEGIDPSDVVERHFNGILMPGLVNAHTHLQYTGMASVGQGHYKDFHGWELAFDKVYAQAKQTKPWRQWAFDGARQLVESGTTAAADIVTDIEAAGALAAQGLHGIAYWEVMNWHNKDWEDHGKKALRESLTRLEALNLPSIGISPHAPYTLDSEPFIDLPDIARRLNMRLHIHLAETPLEAGSHPAILTTYTAKDWSDERWANYLELKKHGKGASAIQFVDSLGSLGPDVHIAHGVWANREDRRILRQRGVAVALCPRSNEITHTGKAAPVRRYMDEGNILSIGTDSLSSSPSLDLFDEAAMVYAIAREQGYAKDDLSHRIIRMMTLGGAESMGMHVGAQRIGQINAGALADLAFIDMPAETHTPREIEHALDELVRHGAGRNRATVISGRLTYNDNAF; translated from the coding sequence ATGAACCCGTCCCCCACTTCCCACGACATTGCCGCTAACGACCATGCCGGCGACCAAACCGTTTATCTCTACTCGGCGAAACTCGTCATTCCCGTGACCGCTCCCGTCATCCCTAACGGTGCGGTGGCCATCCGCGGCGAACGGGTACTGCACGTCGGCACACGGCGCTGGGTGCTCGGCGAGCTCAAGGAGGAGGGCATCGATCCAAGCGACGTTGTGGAACGGCACTTCAACGGGATACTGATGCCGGGCCTTGTCAACGCGCACACCCATTTGCAATACACCGGTATGGCCAGCGTCGGGCAAGGCCACTACAAGGATTTCCATGGCTGGGAACTGGCGTTCGACAAGGTCTATGCGCAGGCCAAGCAGACCAAGCCATGGAGGCAATGGGCATTCGACGGGGCGCGGCAGCTCGTGGAAAGCGGCACCACGGCGGCCGCCGACATCGTCACCGACATCGAGGCGGCGGGGGCGCTGGCCGCGCAGGGCCTGCACGGCATCGCCTACTGGGAGGTGATGAACTGGCACAACAAGGACTGGGAGGACCACGGCAAGAAGGCGCTCAGGGAAAGCCTCACCCGGCTCGAGGCGCTGAACCTGCCGAGTATCGGCATCAGTCCGCACGCGCCCTATACCCTGGATTCCGAGCCGTTCATCGATCTGCCGGACATCGCCCGCCGCCTCAACATGCGCCTGCACATCCATCTGGCCGAAACGCCACTGGAAGCCGGCTCGCATCCCGCGATCCTCACCACCTACACGGCCAAGGACTGGAGCGACGAGCGCTGGGCCAATTACCTTGAGCTCAAGAAACACGGCAAAGGCGCCTCGGCCATCCAGTTCGTCGATAGCCTCGGCTCGCTTGGCCCCGATGTACATATCGCCCATGGCGTCTGGGCCAACCGCGAGGACCGCCGTATCCTGCGCCAGCGCGGGGTTGCCGTGGCCCTGTGCCCGCGTTCCAACGAGATCACTCACACCGGCAAGGCCGCGCCCGTGCGCCGCTATATGGACGAGGGCAACATCCTTTCCATCGGCACCGATTCGCTTTCCAGCTCCCCAAGCCTCGACCTTTTCGACGAGGCCGCGATGGTTTACGCCATCGCCCGCGAACAGGGTTATGCCAAGGATGACCTAAGCCACCGAATCATCCGCATGATGACGCTGGGCGGGGCGGAATCGATGGGCATGCACGTCGGAGCCCAGCGCATCGGGCAGATCAACGCCGGCGCGCTAGCCGACCTCGCCTTCATCGACATGCCAGCCGAAACCCACACCCCGCGCGAAATCGAGCACGCGCTGGACGAGCTGGTACGCCACGGCGCCGGCCGCAACCGCGCGACGGTGATTTCCGGCAGACTCACCTATAACGACAACGCCTTCTGA
- a CDS encoding ABC transporter substrate-binding protein has protein sequence MSSPLSKRLVRTLAATLSVAALAVGAAGCGSGKSSNTASSANSNDITQQTMTPGTLTIGTGQPTYEPWVIKDKPESGKGYEAAVSYAVAEKMGFKKSQVKWTRTTFDQAVAPGAQKDWDMNIQQFSITPERKNAVDFSPSYYNETQAVVVLKNGKYANTKSLSDLKSGAIGSMVGTTSYDFTVSKIKKDVKTFNDNAALAQALDSNQIDALVVDTPDAVYMVQSGQVKNAKVIGQIPGSEDKDGMGIVLPKGSKLTPAVTKAVNALQKDGTITKLQHEWLKEYTTDIPMLEN, from the coding sequence ATGTCATCACCATTGTCCAAACGCCTTGTCCGCACCCTCGCCGCCACGCTGAGCGTCGCCGCCCTGGCCGTGGGTGCCGCGGGCTGCGGTTCCGGAAAGTCCAGCAATACCGCGAGCTCCGCCAATTCGAACGACATCACCCAGCAGACCATGACGCCGGGAACGCTCACCATCGGCACCGGCCAGCCCACTTACGAACCATGGGTCATCAAAGACAAGCCCGAGTCCGGCAAGGGCTACGAGGCCGCGGTCTCCTACGCGGTGGCCGAAAAGATGGGCTTCAAGAAGTCGCAGGTCAAGTGGACCCGCACCACCTTCGACCAAGCCGTCGCACCGGGCGCGCAGAAGGACTGGGACATGAACATCCAGCAGTTCTCCATCACCCCGGAACGCAAGAACGCCGTCGACTTCTCCCCCAGCTACTACAACGAGACGCAGGCCGTCGTCGTCCTCAAAAACGGCAAGTACGCCAACACCAAGTCCCTTTCCGACCTGAAGTCCGGTGCCATCGGCTCCATGGTGGGCACCACCAGCTACGACTTCACCGTCTCCAAGATCAAGAAAGACGTCAAGACCTTCAACGACAACGCGGCCCTGGCCCAGGCGCTCGACAGCAACCAAATTGACGCGCTCGTGGTCGACACCCCCGACGCCGTCTACATGGTGCAGAGCGGCCAGGTCAAGAACGCCAAGGTCATCGGCCAGATCCCCGGCTCCGAGGACAAGGACGGCATGGGCATCGTTCTGCCGAAGGGCTCGAAGCTCACGCCGGCGGTCACCAAGGCCGTCAACGCCCTGCAGAAGGACGGCACCATCACCAAGCTGCAGCACGAGTGGCTCAAGGAGTACACCACCGACATTCCGATGCTCGAAAACTGA
- a CDS encoding amino acid ABC transporter permease, whose translation MPQTATQNISAVELEREGYLRKQNLRSVGISIVSTLVLAALIVIGLKVSPGWPNVRESFFSGKYFVQSFPAVLKGLWLNLEVLLFATVGVAILGTALAMIRISTSPLLFPLRALATLYTTFMRGIPMIVLLYLIGFGIPGLNIFGRIPSAVLGTIAITLDYAAFVGEVLRAGFQDVHPSQRASARSLGLTSGQTIRMVIIPQALRNVAPALMNDFISMQKDAGLISTLGAVDAVRAAQISVAQTYNFTPYVVASVLFICTSVPFILLNDWYSKRLRGREQGMGVV comes from the coding sequence ATGCCGCAGACTGCAACACAGAACATCAGCGCCGTCGAGCTTGAGCGCGAAGGCTACCTACGCAAACAGAACCTCCGTTCCGTCGGCATCAGCATCGTCAGCACCCTCGTTCTCGCCGCACTCATCGTGATCGGCCTCAAGGTCTCCCCCGGCTGGCCAAATGTGCGCGAATCGTTCTTCTCGGGCAAGTACTTCGTCCAGTCGTTCCCGGCGGTGCTCAAAGGCCTGTGGCTGAATCTTGAAGTGCTGCTCTTCGCCACCGTGGGCGTGGCGATTTTGGGCACGGCGCTGGCGATGATCCGCATCAGCACTTCGCCATTGCTGTTCCCGTTGCGCGCGCTGGCGACGCTGTATACGACGTTCATGCGTGGCATCCCGATGATCGTACTGCTCTATCTGATCGGTTTTGGCATCCCCGGCCTCAACATTTTCGGGCGCATCCCCTCCGCAGTTCTCGGAACCATCGCGATAACCCTTGATTACGCCGCTTTTGTGGGCGAGGTCCTGCGTGCCGGCTTCCAGGACGTGCACCCCTCGCAACGCGCCTCAGCACGCTCCCTAGGGCTTACCAGCGGGCAGACCATCCGCATGGTCATCATTCCCCAGGCGCTGCGCAACGTCGCCCCGGCGCTGATGAACGACTTCATCTCCATGCAGAAGGACGCGGGCCTGATCTCCACGCTCGGCGCGGTCGACGCGGTGCGCGCGGCGCAGATCAGCGTGGCGCAGACCTACAACTTCACCCCTTACGTGGTCGCCAGCGTGCTCTTCATCTGCACCAGCGTGCCCTTCATCCTCCTGAACGACTGGTATTCCAAGCGCCTGCGCGGCCGTGAGCAGGGCATGGGTGTGGTATGA
- a CDS encoding amino acid ABC transporter ATP-binding protein yields MSETNTQTQDTLSQNTQSPSTQTDVATDAVKPVLHLDNVKKTYRNGKVENQVLKGISFNINPHEVVALLGPSGSGKSTLMKCINLLERVDDGQIWLNGTDITDPRVNADKSRARIGVVFQQFNLFPHMSVIKNVTLGAIKVHHWPKEKAEEKAHELLKRIGMDNKAKAYPDQLSGGQQQRVAIARALMTDPELLLLDEITSALDPMLVGEVLEMVTELKDRGTTILMATHEMEFAHHAADRVVLLQQGVIAENGTPKEVMEESQNPATREFFSHFREV; encoded by the coding sequence ATGAGCGAGACCAACACGCAGACGCAAGATACATTGTCGCAGAACACCCAGTCGCCGAGCACGCAGACGGATGTAGCCACCGATGCCGTCAAACCCGTATTGCATCTCGACAATGTGAAAAAGACCTACCGCAACGGCAAGGTCGAAAACCAAGTGCTCAAAGGCATTTCCTTCAACATCAACCCGCACGAAGTCGTGGCGCTGCTCGGCCCTTCCGGCTCCGGCAAATCAACGCTGATGAAATGCATCAATCTGCTCGAACGCGTCGACGACGGGCAGATCTGGCTCAACGGCACCGACATCACCGACCCGCGCGTCAATGCGGACAAGTCCCGCGCACGCATCGGCGTGGTCTTCCAGCAGTTCAATCTTTTCCCGCACATGAGCGTCATCAAGAACGTGACGTTGGGCGCCATCAAGGTGCACCACTGGCCCAAGGAAAAAGCCGAGGAAAAGGCACACGAGCTCTTGAAGCGCATCGGCATGGACAACAAGGCCAAAGCCTACCCCGACCAGCTTTCCGGCGGCCAGCAGCAACGCGTCGCCATCGCCCGCGCCCTGATGACCGACCCCGAGCTGCTCCTGCTCGACGAGATCACCTCCGCGCTCGACCCGATGCTCGTGGGCGAGGTGCTGGAAATGGTCACCGAACTTAAGGATCGCGGCACCACCATTCTGATGGCCACGCACGAGATGGAATTCGCCCATCACGCCGCCGACCGCGTGGTCCTGCTGCAGCAAGGCGTCATCGCCGAGAATGGCACACCCAAAGAAGTCATGGAGGAATCACAGAACCCTGCCACCCGCGAATTCTTCAGCCATTTCCGCGAAGTGTAA
- a CDS encoding riboflavin kinase: MKITRLTPDENGLVDWPTLSSHKRAVMTIGVFDGMHKGHQAVIKRVVELAKQTDSLAVVMILDPRPALAHTYADEHDDMDLPKDFVDTQALSSVDQRIRMMGELGVDRVLVLRYTMAFAAKSFRFFLGQMVGKLGMRTLVLGQDAALGANRKGDIKAIQELCEATRVFELDVVDDLGPGYTWVPMHFEPKMPEGTGEPQDPREGMNKAELRAWTKKNNCRKVRVWSSTNVRFLLSRGCVKAAAEILGHDHAVEGAVVHGEQRGREIGFPTANLAQVVEGYVPVDGVYAGWLVDLGPIDNGENVGKGTDGGDAVKTSTGSEGNATSGVNAANLAAPSDEMRMAAGSPWRWPAAISIGTKPTYSDETGINERVIEPYCVTKDWLELYDHKVRVEFTQFLRGQVKFKDTDELKAALQDYADQTLEITEMK; this comes from the coding sequence ATGAAGATCACCAGGTTGACACCCGACGAAAACGGATTGGTGGATTGGCCCACCCTGAGCTCGCACAAGCGCGCGGTGATGACGATCGGCGTGTTCGACGGCATGCACAAGGGACATCAAGCCGTCATCAAGCGCGTCGTGGAACTGGCGAAGCAGACCGATTCTCTTGCCGTGGTGATGATTCTCGACCCGCGTCCGGCGCTCGCGCACACCTACGCCGACGAACATGACGACATGGATCTGCCCAAGGATTTCGTGGACACGCAGGCGCTGAGTTCCGTCGACCAGCGGATCCGCATGATGGGCGAGCTCGGCGTCGACCGTGTGCTCGTATTGCGCTATACGATGGCGTTCGCGGCTAAATCGTTCCGCTTCTTCTTGGGCCAGATGGTCGGCAAGCTCGGCATGCGTACGCTCGTGCTCGGGCAGGACGCGGCTTTGGGCGCGAACCGCAAGGGTGATATCAAAGCCATTCAGGAGCTTTGCGAAGCTACACGCGTCTTCGAGCTCGATGTGGTTGATGATTTGGGACCAGGCTATACGTGGGTTCCCATGCATTTCGAGCCGAAGATGCCGGAAGGCACCGGCGAGCCGCAAGACCCGCGGGAAGGCATGAACAAGGCCGAACTGCGCGCATGGACGAAGAAGAACAACTGCCGCAAGGTGCGAGTGTGGAGCTCGACCAACGTGCGCTTCCTGCTTTCGCGGGGCTGTGTGAAGGCCGCCGCCGAGATTCTGGGCCATGACCATGCCGTGGAAGGCGCGGTGGTGCACGGCGAGCAGCGCGGGCGCGAAATCGGATTCCCGACCGCGAACCTGGCGCAGGTGGTCGAAGGCTATGTGCCGGTCGACGGCGTGTACGCCGGTTGGCTGGTTGATTTGGGGCCGATTGATAATGGCGAGAACGTTGGAAAAGGTACTGATGGCGGCGATGCTGTGAAGACAAGTACCGGTAGCGAGGGCAACGCGACCAGTGGTGTCAATGCCGCTAATCTTGCCGCGCCCTCAGATGAGATGCGCATGGCGGCAGGCTCGCCGTGGCGTTGGCCGGCCGCGATTTCGATTGGTACCAAACCAACCTACAGCGACGAGACCGGCATCAACGAGCGTGTCATCGAGCCGTATTGCGTCACCAAAGATTGGCTGGAGCTTTACGACCATAAGGTGCGCGTCGAATTCACGCAGTTCCTGCGTGGCCAGGTCAAGTTCAAGGATACCGACGAATTGAAGGCGGCGCTGCAGGATTACGCCGACCAGACGTTAGAGATTACCGAAATGAAGTGA
- the rbfA gene encoding 30S ribosome-binding factor RbfA — protein MAGTNPRAARIAALIQRVIASSMERTLHDKRLNGVTITDVRVTGDLQIARVYWTQLGQEGKAEGERKRAEQALKQATGRLRSLVGAKAGLRLTPQLQFIYDEVPSEAHEIEDILVTAHKRDEELDKARESAKYAGDENPYVEPRKKKTAADFEDDGVEEE, from the coding sequence ATGGCAGGAACCAATCCACGGGCCGCGCGTATCGCGGCGTTGATCCAGCGCGTCATTGCCTCGTCGATGGAACGCACTTTGCATGACAAACGCTTGAACGGCGTCACCATCACCGATGTGCGCGTCACCGGCGACTTGCAGATTGCCCGCGTCTACTGGACCCAGCTCGGGCAGGAGGGCAAGGCCGAGGGAGAGCGCAAGCGTGCGGAACAGGCGCTGAAGCAGGCCACCGGCAGGCTTCGTTCGCTGGTTGGCGCGAAGGCCGGTCTGCGGCTCACCCCGCAACTGCAGTTCATCTATGATGAAGTGCCAAGCGAGGCGCACGAGATCGAGGACATCCTGGTCACCGCGCATAAACGCGACGAGGAGCTCGACAAGGCCCGTGAGTCCGCGAAGTATGCTGGTGACGAGAATCCGTATGTCGAACCTCGCAAGAAGAAGACCGCCGCCGACTTTGAGGATGATGGTGTCGAAGAAGAGTAA
- the nusA gene encoding transcription termination factor NusA yields the protein MELDLTGIHQLAAGQGIDSETLDNALSEALLLAYSKTPHAAKHARVELDERAGTFTIWARDEKPVEPTEEDPHPRPELGEEYDDTPHDFGRLAASTARQVIRQLFRDAEDERVLGAFAGQKGKLITGVIQQDTKDPANVHVAVGDVEAILPKREQVPGEHYRHGDRLRVYVVTVGRGLKGPEIVVSRSHPELVRKLFEREVPELVSGAVSIMAIAREAGARTKIAVRANTEGVNPKGALIGPGGARVRAVMENLGPEKIDIVDWSKDPAKFVGSALSPAVATGVDIVSEKNKTAIAYIHDDQLSLAIGKEGQNARLAAKLTGWKIGIESSEAHAAAQAQAAAKTTEAGETAGNEQ from the coding sequence ATGGAACTGGACCTGACAGGTATTCATCAGCTCGCGGCGGGGCAGGGAATCGATTCTGAAACACTTGACAACGCACTTTCCGAAGCGTTGCTATTGGCTTATAGCAAAACACCACATGCGGCGAAGCACGCTCGCGTTGAACTCGACGAGCGTGCCGGCACCTTCACCATCTGGGCGAGGGACGAGAAGCCCGTGGAACCCACCGAGGAGGACCCGCATCCGCGTCCTGAACTCGGTGAGGAATACGACGACACCCCGCATGATTTCGGGAGGCTCGCGGCTTCGACGGCCCGTCAGGTGATTCGCCAGCTCTTCCGTGATGCGGAGGACGAGCGCGTGCTCGGCGCCTTCGCCGGGCAGAAGGGCAAGCTCATCACCGGCGTCATCCAGCAGGACACGAAGGACCCGGCCAACGTGCATGTCGCCGTGGGCGACGTCGAGGCCATCCTTCCCAAGCGCGAGCAGGTGCCTGGCGAGCATTATCGTCACGGCGACCGCCTGCGTGTCTATGTCGTCACCGTCGGCCGTGGCTTGAAGGGCCCTGAGATCGTCGTGTCCCGTTCGCACCCCGAACTGGTGCGCAAGCTGTTCGAACGTGAGGTTCCGGAACTGGTTTCCGGTGCTGTCTCGATCATGGCCATCGCCCGTGAGGCCGGTGCCCGCACCAAGATCGCCGTTCGCGCCAACACCGAGGGCGTCAATCCGAAGGGTGCCCTGATTGGCCCCGGCGGTGCTCGCGTGCGCGCGGTGATGGAGAACCTCGGCCCGGAGAAGATCGACATCGTCGATTGGTCGAAAGATCCCGCCAAGTTCGTCGGTTCGGCGCTTTCGCCGGCTGTCGCCACCGGCGTCGACATCGTCAGCGAGAAGAACAAGACGGCCATCGCCTACATCCACGACGATCAGCTTTCGCTCGCCATCGGCAAGGAGGGCCAGAACGCCCGTCTCGCCGCCAAACTCACCGGTTGGAAGATCGGCATCGAGTCCAGCGAGGCGCATGCGGCGGCGCAGGCGCAGGCCGCTGCCAAGACCACCGAAGCCGGCGAAACGGCAGGAAACGAGCAATAG
- a CDS encoding tRNA pseudouridine synthase A, with the protein MRLRIDLAYDGGGFHGWAKQPGLRTVQGAVEDALHTVLRVPVDDAGEPLRLVVAGRTDTGVHAAHQVCHLDVGEQTLERCVGHMEVPAVEALRRRLSHDLPDDIALHNVRVAPKGFDARFSALERTYVYRIADGARPADPRMRGFVWKLEDTLDVPAMNEAAALTIGLHDFGSFATPNPGGTTIREVKKAIWQRVPVKDMFGNPGNGEKAEIVSSSQKSGVGMEMTANDAENVGYSVPTLESGLVCFTIVADAFAHNMVRSLVNACVQVGRHRKSLDWFAQKMANPVREGSTGPIAACGLTLEHVAYPPDAGLTSRAASIRARRTLE; encoded by the coding sequence ATGAGATTACGAATTGACTTGGCATACGACGGCGGCGGATTCCATGGTTGGGCCAAGCAGCCCGGCCTGCGGACCGTGCAAGGGGCCGTGGAGGACGCCCTGCATACCGTTCTGCGTGTGCCTGTTGATGATGCCGGTGAGCCGTTGCGGTTGGTGGTTGCCGGACGCACCGACACCGGCGTGCACGCCGCTCATCAAGTCTGCCACTTGGACGTGGGGGAGCAGACGCTTGAGCGCTGCGTGGGGCACATGGAAGTGCCTGCGGTCGAAGCGTTGCGCCGACGGCTAAGCCACGACTTGCCGGATGATATTGCATTACATAATGTGCGTGTCGCCCCGAAGGGTTTCGATGCACGCTTCTCGGCCTTGGAACGGACGTACGTCTATCGGATTGCAGACGGGGCGAGGCCGGCTGATCCGAGAATGCGCGGTTTTGTCTGGAAACTTGAAGACACGCTTGACGTTCCTGCGATGAACGAGGCCGCAGCCTTGACCATCGGCCTGCATGATTTCGGCTCGTTCGCCACGCCAAATCCCGGTGGCACCACCATTCGCGAGGTCAAGAAAGCCATTTGGCAGCGTGTACCGGTGAAGGATATGTTTGGAAATCCCGGAAACGGAGAAAAGGCGGAAATCGTAAGTTCCAGCCAAAAGTCCGGTGTTGGAATGGAAATGACCGCAAACGACGCGGAGAATGTGGGTTATTCCGTACCGACGCTGGAATCCGGTCTTGTGTGCTTCACCATCGTGGCCGATGCTTTTGCGCACAACATGGTGCGTTCGTTGGTCAACGCCTGTGTCCAGGTCGGAAGGCACCGCAAGTCCTTGGACTGGTTCGCGCAGAAAATGGCCAATCCGGTTCGCGAAGGTTCAACGGGCCCCATCGCCGCCTGTGGCTTGACTCTCGAACATGTCGCTTACCCGCCGGATGCCGGGTTGACGAGTAGGGCTGCTTCGATTCGCGCGCGTCGTACGTTGGAATGA
- the rplQ gene encoding 50S ribosomal protein L17: MPTPRKGPHLASSPAHERLMLANMATSLFEHGRIVTTLPKAKRLRPVAERLITFAKRGDLASRRRVMRVIRNKSIVHKLFTEIAEQMQQREGGYTRIVKIAPSKGNNAPRAIIELITEPVSAKESVVKEAEASAAVAEDKAAVEEAEAKVQKDTAETAKTKTDKAVDEAEAKETEVNADVAADKAEVKKAEAKDVDAEAKKAAKAKKPAAKKAPAKKPAAKKPAAKKADKEEK; encoded by the coding sequence ATGCCTACACCTAGAAAAGGGCCGCACCTGGCTTCAAGCCCGGCTCATGAGCGTCTGATGCTCGCGAACATGGCGACCAGCCTGTTCGAGCACGGCCGCATCGTCACAACGTTGCCGAAGGCCAAGCGCCTTCGCCCGGTGGCCGAGCGCCTCATCACCTTCGCCAAGCGCGGGGATCTGGCCAGCCGCCGTCGCGTGATGCGCGTCATCCGCAACAAGTCCATCGTGCACAAGCTCTTCACCGAGATTGCCGAGCAGATGCAGCAGCGCGAGGGTGGCTACACCCGCATCGTGAAGATCGCCCCCTCCAAGGGCAACAACGCGCCGCGCGCCATCATCGAGCTCATCACCGAACCGGTGAGCGCCAAGGAATCCGTGGTCAAGGAAGCCGAGGCTTCCGCTGCGGTCGCCGAGGACAAGGCCGCGGTCGAAGAGGCCGAAGCCAAGGTCCAGAAGGACACAGCCGAGACCGCCAAGACCAAGACGGATAAGGCCGTTGACGAGGCTGAGGCCAAGGAGACTGAGGTCAACGCCGATGTCGCCGCGGACAAGGCCGAGGTCAAGAAGGCCGAAGCCAAGGACGTCGACGCTGAGGCCAAGAAGGCCGCCAAGGCCAAGAAGCCGGCTGCCAAGAAGGCTCCTGCGAAGAAACCTGCAGCCAAGAAGCCAGCCGCCAAGAAGGCTGACAAGGAAGAGAAGTGA